One part of the Pannonibacter sp. XCT-53 genome encodes these proteins:
- the glk gene encoding glucokinase gives MSLSSSRPRGFRFPVLVGDVGGTNARFALVMDATQPALPLPAVATADYPDITAAIQASIAEARAPQPRSAIIAVAGPVTGDRIPLTNAHWVVEPLQMIDSLMLEDVVILNDFEAQALALPGLAGADIEQIGSGTALAGASKFVLGPGTGLGAAAMIHAADTWIPVPGEGGHVELGPVTDDDFLIWPHVERAGGRVGAEQLLSGTGLPMLARAVATARKADRDFRKGAEITRAASDGDPVAVETLQVFARCLGRVAGDFALTVLARGGVYITGGVTSYIADYLRDGGFRAAFEAKAPHAGLMASIPTFLIRHPNPALEGLAAFARTPALFAVGTAGRQWTRAGALTVPH, from the coding sequence ATGAGCCTTTCCTCCTCGCGCCCGCGCGGTTTCCGTTTTCCCGTCCTGGTCGGCGACGTGGGCGGGACCAATGCCCGCTTCGCGCTGGTGATGGACGCCACGCAGCCGGCGCTGCCGCTGCCGGCGGTCGCCACCGCCGACTATCCGGACATCACCGCCGCGATCCAGGCCTCGATCGCCGAGGCCCGCGCGCCGCAGCCCCGCAGCGCGATCATCGCCGTGGCCGGGCCGGTCACCGGTGACCGGATCCCGCTGACCAACGCCCACTGGGTGGTCGAGCCGCTGCAGATGATCGACAGCCTGATGCTGGAAGACGTGGTGATCCTCAACGACTTCGAGGCGCAGGCGCTGGCGCTGCCGGGTCTGGCAGGCGCCGACATCGAGCAGATCGGCAGCGGCACGGCTCTGGCCGGGGCGTCCAAGTTCGTGCTCGGACCGGGCACGGGGCTCGGTGCGGCCGCCATGATCCATGCGGCCGACACCTGGATCCCGGTTCCGGGCGAAGGCGGCCATGTGGAGCTTGGCCCCGTCACCGACGACGACTTCCTGATCTGGCCGCATGTGGAGCGCGCCGGCGGGCGCGTCGGCGCCGAACAGCTTCTCTCCGGCACCGGCCTGCCGATGCTGGCCCGGGCCGTGGCCACCGCGCGCAAGGCCGACCGCGACTTCCGCAAGGGGGCCGAGATCACCCGTGCCGCCAGCGACGGCGATCCGGTGGCGGTGGAAACGCTGCAGGTCTTTGCCCGCTGCCTCGGCCGTGTCGCCGGCGATTTCGCCCTGACCGTGCTGGCGCGCGGCGGCGTCTACATCACCGGGGGCGTGACGTCCTACATTGCCGACTACCTGCGTGACGGCGGGTTCCGGGCGGCCTTCGAGGCCAAGGCCCCGCATGCGGGCCTGATGGCCTCGATCCCGACCTTCCTGATCCGGCATCCGAACCCGGCGCTGGAAGGGCTTGCGGCCTTTGCCCGCACGCCGGCCCTGTTCGCGGTCGGCACCGCCGGCCGGCAATGGACCCGGGCCGGGGCCCTGACCGTGCCGCACTGA
- a CDS encoding methylglyoxal synthase — MQANGSEHPVDGSDVDRPVLALVAHDAKKDVIVAFAERNRDKLSGFRLVATGTTGGRIKDACPELDVTRLKSGPLGGDQQIGAMIAEGQLDGLMFFVDPLSPMPHDVDVKALMRLALVYDIPMALNLSTAEILLRSARLTGLSSTSTTPQIADLRP, encoded by the coding sequence ATGCAGGCAAACGGCTCGGAACACCCTGTTGACGGCTCGGATGTTGACAGGCCGGTTCTGGCGCTCGTCGCGCATGACGCCAAGAAGGACGTGATTGTCGCCTTTGCCGAGCGCAACCGCGACAAGCTGTCCGGGTTTCGCCTGGTCGCCACCGGCACGACCGGCGGCCGCATCAAGGATGCCTGCCCGGAGCTTGACGTCACCCGGCTGAAGAGCGGTCCGCTCGGCGGCGACCAGCAGATCGGCGCCATGATCGCCGAAGGCCAGCTCGACGGGCTGATGTTCTTCGTCGATCCGCTCTCGCCCATGCCGCATGATGTCGACGTGAAGGCGCTGATGCGCCTCGCCCTCGTCTATGACATCCCGATGGCTCTCAACCTGTCCACCGCCGAGATCCTGCTGCGCTCGGCCCGGCTGACAGGCCTTTCGTCCACTTCGACCACGCCCCAGATTGCGGATCTCCGCCCATGA